One window of the Flavobacteriales bacterium genome contains the following:
- the lepA gene encoding elongation factor 4 gives MKNIRNFCIIAHIDHGKSTLADRLLQETKTVSDRDLKEQVLDDMDLERERGITIKSHAIQMKHVHDGEEYTLNLIDTPGHVDFSYEVSRSIAACEGALLIVDAAQGIQAQTISNLYLALEHDLIIIPILNKMDLPGAMPEEVKDQIEELILCDRDDIIPASGKTGLGVDKILKAIVDRIPAPKGNPDAPLKALIFDSVFNSFRGIIAYFKVIDGQIKKNDHVKFINTAKQYHADEIGVLKLTPEPREVVKTGDVGYIISGIKQAKEVKVGDTITHVENPTNSAVRGFEDVKPMVFAGIYPVDTEDFEELRESMGKLQLNDASLVFEPESSAALGFGFRCGFLGMLHMEIIQERLEREFGMTVITTVPNVSYHAFDKKDEQIIVNNPTDLPEGNHLNYVEEPYINAQIITSADYVGAIMSLCMDKRGLLKNQVYLTTNRVELTFEMPMAEVVFDFYDKLKSISRGYASFDYHPIDYRESQLVKLDILLNGKQVDALSAIIHRDKAYDYGKKICLKLKELIPKQQFVIAIQAGIGAKIIARETINAMRKDVTAKCYGGDITRKRKLLEKQKAGKKRMRQVGNVEIPQSAFMAVLKIND, from the coding sequence CATTCGCAATTTCTGCATTATTGCACATATCGACCATGGTAAAAGCACCTTGGCCGATAGACTTTTGCAGGAAACCAAGACGGTATCTGACAGAGATTTAAAAGAACAGGTGCTGGATGATATGGATTTGGAGCGTGAGCGGGGTATTACGATCAAGTCTCACGCCATTCAAATGAAACATGTGCATGACGGCGAAGAATATACACTTAACCTGATTGACACTCCTGGACACGTTGATTTTTCATACGAGGTTTCTCGCTCTATTGCAGCTTGCGAAGGAGCTTTGCTCATTGTTGATGCCGCCCAAGGTATTCAGGCTCAAACCATTAGTAATTTATATTTGGCTCTTGAGCATGATTTGATTATTATCCCAATACTTAATAAAATGGATTTGCCGGGGGCAATGCCAGAAGAGGTTAAAGACCAAATTGAAGAGCTGATTTTGTGCGATAGGGATGACATTATACCTGCCAGCGGTAAAACCGGATTGGGGGTTGATAAAATTTTGAAAGCTATTGTTGATAGAATTCCTGCCCCAAAAGGAAACCCCGATGCTCCATTAAAAGCATTGATTTTTGATTCGGTGTTCAACTCCTTTCGCGGAATTATAGCCTATTTCAAAGTAATAGATGGCCAAATTAAAAAAAACGACCATGTAAAGTTTATAAACACGGCCAAACAATATCATGCCGATGAAATTGGTGTTTTAAAACTAACCCCCGAACCACGTGAAGTGGTAAAAACCGGGGATGTGGGTTATATTATTTCGGGCATAAAGCAGGCCAAAGAAGTAAAAGTTGGTGATACAATTACCCATGTGGAGAATCCTACAAACAGTGCAGTTAGAGGTTTTGAAGATGTAAAACCTATGGTTTTTGCAGGAATTTATCCTGTTGATACCGAGGATTTTGAGGAGTTGAGAGAAAGCATGGGCAAGCTTCAATTGAACGATGCTTCATTGGTTTTTGAACCGGAATCTTCTGCAGCTTTGGGTTTTGGTTTTAGATGCGGATTTTTAGGAATGTTGCACATGGAAATTATCCAAGAGCGGTTGGAAAGAGAGTTTGGCATGACTGTAATTACCACGGTTCCAAACGTTTCGTATCATGCATTTGACAAAAAGGATGAGCAAATTATTGTAAACAATCCCACCGATTTGCCAGAAGGAAATCATTTGAACTATGTGGAAGAACCTTACATAAATGCCCAAATTATTACTTCTGCCGATTATGTAGGAGCCATCATGAGTTTGTGCATGGATAAACGCGGGCTGCTCAAAAATCAGGTTTATCTCACTACAAATAGAGTTGAGTTAACCTTTGAAATGCCAATGGCAGAGGTGGTTTTCGACTTTTACGATAAGTTAAAATCTATTTCCAGAGGTTATGCCAGTTTCGATTATCATCCAATAGATTATCGCGAATCGCAATTGGTAAAACTAGATATATTGCTTAATGGCAAACAGGTTGATGCACTTTCGGCCATTATTCATAGGGATAAAGCTTATGATTATGGCAAAAAGATTTGCCTAAAATTAAAGGAACTGATACCAAAACAGCAATTTGTTATTGCCATTCAGGCAGGTATTGGAGCCAAAATTATTGCACGAGAAACCATTAATGCCATGCGAAAAGACGTTACGGCAAAATGTTACGGAGGTGATATTACCCGAAAAAGAAAACTTCTTGAAAAACAAAAGGCTGGTAAAAAAAGAATGCGTCAAGTTGGAAACGTAGAGATTCCGCAATCAGCATTTATGGCCGTTCTAAAAATCAACGATTAG
- a CDS encoding SIMPL domain-containing protein, translated as MHFKTTGEVEIRPDVATFSVTISCKDIDVVKSKNCLVEKSKQLNELLSTYEIAPKDMLTTAITQQKDYDWIKNSYIFSGYESSMTTHVTARNLKKLEELYPLLLSNSEFSVGLLQFDVSDYDSLSNLAYGEALNKADKLANGLLQKLNAKSKEIIKIGNIELPQGYANDEFDKKVAGNFEIETNDNVSKQKLQINNGTMRVVRPIYVEYIFY; from the coding sequence ATGCACTTCAAAACTACTGGAGAGGTAGAAATAAGGCCAGATGTAGCCACTTTTTCGGTTACAATTTCGTGCAAGGATATAGATGTTGTTAAAAGCAAAAATTGTCTGGTTGAGAAATCAAAACAACTAAATGAATTGTTATCTACATACGAAATTGCCCCAAAAGATATGCTCACAACGGCCATCACTCAGCAAAAGGATTATGATTGGATAAAGAATTCATACATTTTTTCGGGGTACGAATCGAGCATGACAACCCATGTGACAGCTCGAAATTTAAAAAAATTGGAGGAGCTGTATCCATTGCTTTTGAGCAACAGTGAATTTTCGGTTGGGTTGCTTCAATTTGATGTTTCTGACTACGACAGCTTGAGTAATTTGGCCTATGGCGAAGCTTTAAATAAGGCTGACAAACTTGCAAATGGGTTGCTTCAAAAGCTAAATGCGAAATCAAAAGAAATCATCAAAATTGGAAACATTGAGCTACCACAGGGATATGCCAATGATGAGTTTGATAAAAAAGTGGCCGGCAATTTTGAAATAGAAACAAATGACAATGTTTCAAAACAAAAACTTCAGATAAATAATGGAACAATGCGGGTGGTAAGACCTATATATGTAGAGTATATCTTCTACTAA
- a CDS encoding methyltransferase domain-containing protein: protein MFEFHGDMQRYHDITREVTENYVIPFIQKSTDFSGKLHVLEIGSGEAGVLNAFTKLGHQCVGIELSPERVQRAENLMKTEIESGQIRFIAKNIYDINPNDFNPKFNIIILKDVIEHIHEQEKIMIRLKEFLATDGLIFFGFPPWYMPFGGHQQVAKSKLGSKLPYYHLLPMPLFKFALKLFGEKPAMIEGLVEIKETGISIERFERIAKNAGFKIDQKLFYLFNPIYQYKFGVKPRQQSALINHIPFLRNFVTTCVYYNLKIK, encoded by the coding sequence ATGTTTGAGTTTCATGGCGATATGCAACGGTATCACGACATTACTCGTGAGGTAACCGAAAATTATGTGATTCCCTTTATTCAAAAATCTACCGATTTTTCCGGCAAATTACATGTACTCGAAATTGGCAGCGGCGAGGCCGGGGTGCTGAATGCTTTTACAAAATTGGGGCATCAATGCGTGGGAATTGAACTTAGCCCAGAACGAGTGCAGAGAGCCGAAAATCTTATGAAAACCGAAATAGAATCAGGCCAGATACGATTTATTGCCAAAAATATTTACGACATAAATCCAAATGATTTTAATCCAAAATTTAACATCATTATTTTGAAAGATGTGATTGAGCATATCCATGAACAGGAAAAAATAATGATTCGATTAAAGGAATTTTTGGCCACAGACGGACTAATTTTCTTTGGTTTTCCGCCATGGTATATGCCGTTTGGTGGACATCAACAAGTGGCAAAATCAAAATTAGGAAGCAAATTGCCCTATTACCACCTGCTGCCCATGCCCTTATTCAAATTTGCACTCAAACTGTTTGGCGAAAAACCCGCCATGATAGAAGGTTTGGTAGAAATAAAAGAAACCGGCATTTCCATCGAACGATTTGAACGAATTGCCAAAAACGCAGGATTCAAAATTGACCAAAAACTATTTTATCTGTTTAACCCAATTTATCAATACAAATTTGGGGTAAAACCAAGACAGCAATCGGCACTGATAAACCACATCCCATTTTTAAGAAATTTTGTGACAACTTGCGTGTATTACAACTTAAAAATCAAGTAA